The following proteins are co-located in the Heliorestis convoluta genome:
- a CDS encoding phage major capsid protein, translating into MSRMQELREKRAKVWDQAKKFLDERRQENGLIFPEDNATYEKMEQEVVDLGKEIERLERQERLDRELATATSQALSHRPEQRGAEKTGRATENYKEAFWGAMRNKVNPSVQNALQIGQDSEGGYLVPDEYERQLISALEEANVLRQLCHVISTSHGDRKIPVVASQGTAAWMDEAGPFTESDDTFSQVSLSAYKVGTMLKVSDELLQDAFFDLENYIADEFARRIGAAEEEAFLLGNGQNKPTGLLHNTGGAPIGVKAASATAITMDEIIDLYHSLPAPYRKKATFVLNDSTIKKIRKLKDGQGQYLWQPSVTAGTPDTILNRPVVTSQFMPEGGAGQKTILFGDFSYYWIADRQGRTFKRLNELYAANGQVGFLAWQRLDGKLILPEAMVALQQKSA; encoded by the coding sequence ATGAGTCGAATGCAAGAACTAAGAGAAAAAAGAGCCAAAGTCTGGGATCAAGCCAAGAAGTTTTTAGACGAGCGCCGCCAAGAAAACGGCCTCATTTTTCCCGAAGACAACGCCACTTATGAAAAGATGGAGCAAGAAGTGGTTGACCTCGGCAAAGAAATCGAGCGCCTCGAGCGCCAAGAACGACTGGACCGCGAACTAGCCACCGCCACATCGCAAGCTTTATCTCATCGCCCCGAACAAAGAGGAGCAGAAAAAACAGGTCGCGCCACAGAAAACTACAAAGAAGCCTTTTGGGGCGCCATGCGCAACAAAGTAAACCCTTCGGTGCAAAATGCGCTGCAGATCGGCCAAGATTCTGAAGGCGGCTATCTCGTACCCGATGAATACGAGCGCCAGTTAATTTCCGCTTTAGAAGAAGCAAACGTACTGCGCCAGCTCTGCCATGTCATCAGCACCAGCCACGGTGATCGCAAGATTCCTGTCGTAGCCAGCCAAGGCACGGCCGCTTGGATGGATGAAGCAGGGCCTTTTACCGAAAGCGACGACACTTTCAGCCAAGTGAGCCTTTCTGCCTACAAAGTCGGTACGATGCTCAAAGTCTCGGACGAACTTTTACAGGACGCCTTTTTTGACCTAGAAAACTACATTGCCGATGAGTTTGCCCGCCGAATCGGAGCGGCCGAAGAAGAAGCCTTTCTTTTAGGCAATGGCCAGAACAAACCGACAGGACTTTTACACAATACTGGCGGCGCCCCTATTGGCGTCAAAGCCGCCAGTGCTACAGCCATCACCATGGATGAGATCATCGATCTCTACCACAGCTTGCCTGCCCCCTATCGCAAAAAAGCCACCTTCGTTCTCAATGACAGCACCATCAAAAAGATCCGCAAGCTCAAAGACGGACAAGGCCAGTACTTGTGGCAGCCATCGGTAACAGCCGGCACGCCAGACACCATCTTAAACCGCCCTGTCGTCACATCCCAGTTCATGCCCGAAGGCGGCGCCGGACAAAAAACGATCCTCTTTGGAGATTTCAGCTACTATTGGATTGCCGATCGCCAAGGCCGTACCTTTAAGCGTTTGAACGAACTCTATGCCGCCAACGGACAAGTCGGTTTCTTAGCTTGGCAGCGCTTAGACGGCAAACTGATCCTACCTGAAGCCATGGTAGCATTGCAGCAAAAGTCAGCCTAA
- a CDS encoding head-tail connector protein produces MDVITLQEHQQQILTLDEVKMHLRVESDLEDAYIESLIASAIDFCENFTRRSLIERHVLFIGHHFPQGSIQLPLFPVQEIVKITYQDRNDVTKELPASDYNSALLLEPPLIAPRKPWPTDLSFLPGSLRIEALVGYKKVPLSIKQAILLLCGHFYENREVMRDNYVHGSEIPFSVSALLYPYKVLRW; encoded by the coding sequence ATGGACGTAATAACCCTTCAAGAGCATCAGCAACAGATTCTTACCTTAGATGAAGTTAAGATGCACTTGAGAGTTGAGTCGGATTTAGAAGATGCCTATATAGAAAGCCTGATCGCCTCGGCCATTGACTTTTGCGAAAACTTCACCAGACGAAGCCTCATCGAGCGGCACGTCCTTTTCATCGGTCACCACTTTCCCCAAGGGTCGATTCAATTGCCCCTTTTCCCTGTGCAAGAGATTGTAAAAATCACCTATCAGGATAGAAATGATGTAACCAAAGAACTGCCGGCCAGTGACTACAACAGCGCCTTGCTTTTAGAGCCACCGCTAATTGCACCGCGAAAACCCTGGCCGACAGACCTTTCTTTTTTGCCCGGCTCTTTGCGCATTGAAGCATTGGTAGGCTATAAAAAAGTGCCTCTTAGCATCAAGCAAGCCATACTCCTTCTTTGCGGCCACTTTTATGAAAACCGAGAAGTGATGCGCGATAACTATGTTCACGGCAGTGAGATTCCCTTTTCCGTATCGGCTCTGCTTTACCCCTATAAAGTCTTGAGGTGGTAG
- a CDS encoding phage head closure protein: MIGQLKERITFQKKILSKTTNGFEVESWQDVCTLWAAVSNLRGREFFAAAAVQAEKTVKFTIRYQKDIDSSMRILFHGKVYNITALDNINYENKYMEIKAREVIQDDQGRA, translated from the coding sequence TTGATCGGCCAACTAAAAGAGCGCATCACTTTCCAGAAAAAGATTCTATCCAAAACAACCAACGGCTTTGAAGTTGAATCGTGGCAAGATGTCTGCACCCTTTGGGCCGCTGTTTCGAACCTGCGAGGCCGTGAGTTTTTTGCCGCCGCTGCTGTGCAAGCCGAAAAGACGGTCAAGTTTACGATTCGCTATCAAAAAGATATCGATAGCTCCATGCGCATTCTCTTTCATGGAAAAGTCTACAACATCACCGCCCTAGACAATATCAACTACGAGAACAAGTACATGGAGATCAAAGCCCGTGAGGTGATACAAGATGACCAGGGTAGAGCTTGA
- a CDS encoding HK97-gp10 family putative phage morphogenesis protein, producing MTRVELEGVNELLRELEKLGQKGSRIENSALRKAGDKVQSAIQEEAPTRTGTLKRSIRRSNVRTEGTEKYVKVDPGKEGWYGRFVEFGTVKMSANPFMSRGYEKSKKEAAQTIASEMRKGLGL from the coding sequence ATGACCAGGGTAGAGCTTGAAGGAGTCAATGAACTGTTACGAGAGCTAGAGAAGCTAGGCCAAAAAGGCAGCCGCATCGAAAACAGCGCATTAAGAAAAGCAGGCGATAAAGTCCAAAGTGCCATCCAAGAAGAAGCGCCTACAAGAACAGGCACCTTAAAAAGAAGCATCAGACGCTCCAATGTAAGAACAGAAGGCACAGAAAAGTATGTAAAAGTAGACCCCGGCAAAGAAGGATGGTACGGCCGCTTCGTCGAGTTTGGCACTGTAAAAATGTCGGCCAATCCTTTTATGTCCAGGGGTTATGAAAAGTCTAAAAAAGAGGCCGCTCAAACCATCGCTTCTGAAATGAGAAAAGGGCTGGGGTTATGA
- a CDS encoding major tail protein: MAQVGLKDLHFALLIEDSQGNLTYEAPEPLIGAINATINPTVNSQELYADDQLWESVSALGKIDVEIETADLPLQARAKIGGHNIENGVLIEKASDIAPYLALGFKSLKSNGAYRYLWLLKGTAEPMAEDYSTKADSIDHKTPKLKLTFMPRAHDGQWKHTADEDNDDFTGADTWFDKVPGDMSEEGSGY; the protein is encoded by the coding sequence ATGGCCCAAGTAGGACTGAAAGATTTACACTTTGCCCTTTTAATAGAAGATAGTCAGGGCAACCTCACTTATGAAGCGCCGGAACCTTTAATTGGCGCCATCAATGCTACCATCAACCCGACCGTCAACAGCCAAGAGCTTTATGCAGACGATCAACTCTGGGAGTCAGTCTCTGCTTTAGGAAAAATTGACGTAGAAATTGAAACAGCCGATCTGCCCTTACAAGCTCGCGCCAAAATAGGCGGCCACAACATTGAAAATGGCGTCTTAATCGAAAAAGCGAGCGACATAGCGCCTTATCTGGCCCTTGGTTTTAAGAGTCTAAAGTCCAACGGCGCCTACCGCTATCTCTGGCTCTTAAAAGGAACAGCCGAACCCATGGCTGAGGACTACTCCACCAAAGCCGATAGTATCGACCATAAAACACCGAAGTTAAAGCTCACTTTCATGCCTCGCGCCCATGATGGACAGTGGAAACATACAGCCGATGAAGACAACGACGATTTTACCGGCGCAGACACTTGGTTTGATAAAGTGCCAGGCGATATGTCAGAAGAGGGCAGTGGCTACTAA
- the gpG gene encoding phage tail assembly chaperone G, whose product MKIELKIDGKNRTFIADFISARMVRRTIELSKSLNFEEITADELDILIDYLVQLFGNQFTIDDVYDGLPSKELIPTLMGCIQEVVGEMGTVTQGDPKKI is encoded by the coding sequence GTGAAGATAGAATTAAAAATCGACGGCAAGAACCGAACCTTTATAGCCGACTTTATCAGCGCCCGCATGGTCCGGCGAACGATAGAGCTGTCCAAAAGCCTCAACTTTGAAGAGATCACAGCCGATGAGTTAGACATTTTGATCGACTATCTCGTTCAGCTTTTTGGCAACCAATTTACCATCGACGATGTTTACGACGGCCTGCCTTCAAAAGAACTGATTCCTACTTTGATGGGATGCATCCAAGAAGTAGTCGGTGAAATGGGGACAGTGACCCAAGGTGATCCAAAAAAGATCTAA